In Melanotaenia boesemani isolate fMelBoe1 chromosome 5, fMelBoe1.pri, whole genome shotgun sequence, the DNA window CCTTCTCTTGCCTAACCAACCCACGTTTAAAAGATGTGTAAGCTTCTCAACTTAATCAATTTGAAACCATTACATCACCTTTCAACTCATTCTCTGCTCGTTTTCATGTCTTATTTAAGAAGAAATGAAATTGATAACAATCATGTTAATTATCTGTGATAATGAACTTCTCGAAACTTGTAGACTTACCTGCAGAATTTGCAGGTGTGTTGCCAGAGAGGCCAGGGTTTACTCCATCAGAACTTTGAGTTATATTCAAGACAAAAAGCTCTGTGGGGGAGAAATTATTACATATTAGAGTTAGCTATACTTCATTTTggtgatgaataaataaagtgtgaATTCTTACCAGACATCTCAAGTACCCATTTTCTCATGGTCCTGTCATAATTAGCAGCCAGATCAAAAGTGTAGTTTCCAGAGTCTTCGGTTCGGACTCTGAACAGATGAAGCCTGATTCGTCCTTCTCTGAGAGCATCTTTATCGCACTGAACTCGGCCCACAAACTGCTGATGTGGCATCTCTACAGTGTCATTTCCCCTTATCATTTCATACAAAAGCTTTGGAGGGTCTGACAGGAGAAGAAAATTCATGTTGGTATGGGTCATGTCGGTTTTGATCTGGCTGTCCCATTTGATGGTGATGTTGTCGTTCTCCTTGGCATTGTAGAAGGTTGGAGAGCTTTTCACAAGAAAAAACGCTACAGAGGATATAGAGGAAAATGAATTTAATTCAAGTTGATCTTGTGCAGTTTAATATTTGTAGAGCcttaaaatgaaatggaaacaaTAGAGTAAATATAAACTGACCACAGATGAAGACCAGGACTCTGAGACTCCATGTCATGCTTTCCTGCAAGAATAAACAGTTTTATACGTATTTTATAAGTTCTGATTGCTTTCTGGGGGAGAACTAGAAGAGTAGCATAATAAACAGGCTTTTAAATGCAAGTAcacccataaaaaaaaaaaaaaaaacaaaacaaacaaaaaaaaaacaactattaaaTCTTATCTTTACGTGTAGTAGCAAGCATGGCCGCTGCTAGCCATTTGGCCTCCcctaaacaaatactttgtggTGGCCCCCTTAAATAACTTCAGTCCTGTTACAATTACTAAACATTCAAAGAATTTTAAGggttttattactttaaatgcCACATTGCACAGTTGATCGCATTACATAACTTAcagaccttaaaactctgcgttccTAACTCATTTTTTGGTACAGTGACATTTGTTATGTAATTTTCTGGAGCCGTCGCTGCTCAGAAACGTCTCGAGGCGTTGCAGccgagttttgctttacacacaCCGCATCACACACTAGCTAAAAGATGTAAACGCATTTTACatattcagcaaagaaacacatgaAGACATTATCGAAGGAAGAGAgcgaaagaaaaagagagacgGATAGAGCACGAGATAAGAcgagagtcaagataagacagGACAAGTAGGGTACTGAATTAGCCATCGATGGGGGCACAACACTGAAAAAGTCTTTCAAGTTCTGTATTGTTTGTTTAAGACATAAAATATCTCAATAAATGACATGAAACTCACATTTTATATATCATAGCTATTAAAACAATGTGAAACAAATAACTTATTCTGTGATACTGAGGATTCATTCTTTAGAAATATTGAtcagtttaaatgttaaatactcGAAATCAGCCATTGTCCCCACTATATGCCagttaaaaaaagtcaaagctGTGACTTTCAGACAACATTGAGCCATATATACTAACAGAGCCAAACTGATGGCCAGATTGAGGGAAATTTTGGCTAAATGTACAAAATTGTccctttccttttgtttaaatgCTCTTAAATTTTCCAGATACAGCCCAATTCTGTTTTACTTTGCCAAACAGCACCAAacattagataaataaatatacaaaataaattaattaatttagcaCTGCCATAAGAAAAAATGAGTTTTACAATGTCGAAAAATTATCTGTCAAGCTTGAGTTTAAGGCATATTCAAACAGAGAGGACCACTGGATGATTCAGGGTTATAAAGAGTATCAAAGACAGCTTTTCACACAGGAGTGGGCGACATGAACAACTGCTTTGAAACCCCGCAACCTACAACAAAACTCCCCAACACAGAGGagtaaaagcaaaaaatgatcctatgtcaaaatttttagcttttcacaaataaaataaaaggtttttacaATAATAAACTGAACTCTGTGTTAATGAGTCTTCATGCTATGTAGAATAATTCAGAAATAATTCCTCAGAGGaactggtctaatgtggtctggGTCCTCGAAAGGCAGTGGATTCAACCCTGATCACGCTCATAGACAGAGTTGACAAACTAAACGGCCTGATGTTATTTCCCTTATTTAAATGACGGCATGTCATTTTGGGGTGTACATGGTTGTGTGCTCACAATTCCTCTGCTCTATGCAGACTGATGTGCGAATCGTGTCCACCTTTTCCaacttctgattggttagtAATGATTTGAGAGTAAAGTAGCGTTCCTCTGATAAATGAACTCAACGTGACAGTAGTCCACGTTAATGCACATATCAAATTATtaaattgtttctgttttcttttttttaaaacttaacttAAAACTCTGCATGCTAGATATCCGGCACGGTGCGGGAATACTTAAAGGCCTTATCATCTACAATCACATAATATAAAGTCCTGAATCAAACTTTAAGCAGGGAAAAAGAAGATGCTACTTGTGTATAAAACCAGAGTACAGAGCTAGAAAATACCAAAATGGGAGCCGCATCAATTTCACTGCAAATGTCACTGTGCATGCAAGCTACTGTGTACACGGATATTTAACAAAATGAGCAAACTTAGGTTGGAAATTATGACTCCTTTACAGTTTTACAGCTGTTTACTTGTCAAAGAAATCATGTGTATCGGCCGCTATATTTCAAGTGATA includes these proteins:
- the LOC121639805 gene encoding uncharacterized protein LOC121639805 isoform X2 translates to MESQSPGLHLCSPTFYNAKENDNITIKWDSQIKTDMTHTNMNFLLLSDPPKLLYEMIRGNDTVEMPHQQFVGRVQCDKDALREGRIRLHLFRVRTEDSGNYTFDLAANYDRTMRKWVLEMSELFVLNITQSSDGVNPGLSGNTPANSADAKDQPGGPEQGHRWSNWVITGGVLAVIFVLVVFCAVYKVLRFKICTCITLNNIVIFLTFGK
- the LOC121639805 gene encoding uncharacterized protein LOC121639805 isoform X1 translates to MTWSLRVLVFICAFFLVKSSPTFYNAKENDNITIKWDSQIKTDMTHTNMNFLLLSDPPKLLYEMIRGNDTVEMPHQQFVGRVQCDKDALREGRIRLHLFRVRTEDSGNYTFDLAANYDRTMRKWVLEMSELFVLNITQSSDGVNPGLSGNTPANSADAKDQPGGPEQGHRWSNWVITGGVLAVIFVLVVFCAVYKVLRFKICTCITLNNIVIFLTFGK